The following nucleotide sequence is from Streptomyces changanensis.
GCCTACCGGCGGCGCAACGTCGTCGAACGCTGCTTCCACCGGCTCAAGCAATGACGCGGCATCACCACCCGCTACCCCAAGCGCCCGGATCGCTACCTCGCCGCCATCACCCCCGCCAGCACCCTCATCCGGCTCAAAACATGATCGACAAGACGCCCCCTAGGGGCTTGGCCGTCGGCGTGGCCGTCGGGTGCCACTCGCGGCGGAGGAGGCCGAAGACCCAGGAGTCGGAGACGTCGCCGTTGACGACGCAGTCCTCGCGGAGGGTGCCTTCGCGGACGAAGCCGAGCTTCTCCAGGACCCGGGCGGACGCCACGTTGCGGGTGTCGGCCTCGGCCTGGACGCGGTTCAGGTCCAGGGTGTCGAACGCCCACCGCAGGACGGCGTGCGCGGTCTCCGTGGCGTAGCCGTGGCCCCAGGCGGCGGCGTCGAAGACGTAGCCCAGGGACGCGCTGCGGAAGTCCGGGTTCCAGTTCGTCAGGCCGCACCAGCCGATGAAAGCGCCGTCGGAGAGGCGGTCGACGGCCACCCGCGCTCCCGTGCCCTCCTCCTCGATCGTCCGGCAGGTCGCGATGAAACGCTGGGCGCGGGCCGGTTCGGTCCACGGCGGGGAGTCCCAGTAGCGCAGCACGTGGGCGCTGCTGTGCAGCGCGTAGAGCGGCGCCGCATCGGCGTCGGTGAACGGCCGCAGTCGCAGGCGGGCGGTGCGCAGCTCGGGGGTCGGCAAGGTCATGCGGAGCATCCTGCCGCGTCACGCTCGCCCCCGACCATCCGTTTATCCGGACGGTCGGGGCGCGTCCCGTTTCCCGACCTCCCGGATCGGACCGGTGCTGGGATCAGACGCGTGATCGCCGGACAGGTCCTAGTCAGCGTGACGCCGAGGAGGACCCCATGCGCCGTCGTACGCTGCTCACCGCCACGGCGGCCGCAGGCCCCGCCGCCCTGCTGATGTGCCTGGACGATGCTCTGGCCAACACCCCCGCCCCGTCCGGTGCCGGGCCGCTGGACGGCCGTCTGACGGGCGCCCGCGCACTGTACGACCGGGGCGCGCACGCACGGCTCCTGGCCGCCCTGCCCGGCCTCATCGCCGGCGCGCATCAGGGCGCCGTCTCCCGCCGCAGTCTCGACCAGGCCCGGCTGTCCGCCGTGTACAGCCTCGCCTCCGCCGTGCTCATCAAGCTCGGCTCCTACGACCGCGCCCGGCTCACCG
It contains:
- a CDS encoding GNAT family N-acetyltransferase — protein: MTLPTPELRTARLRLRPFTDADAAPLYALHSSAHVLRYWDSPPWTEPARAQRFIATCRTIEEEGTGARVAVDRLSDGAFIGWCGLTNWNPDFRSASLGYVFDAAAWGHGYATETAHAVLRWAFDTLDLNRVQAEADTRNVASARVLEKLGFVREGTLREDCVVNGDVSDSWVFGLLRREWHPTATPTAKPLGGVLSIMF